The genomic interval tttaattaaatacgATTTATAAGAAATCCTCTAACTTCCTCTTACATTTGATTAtgccttctctttcttttctctttctgtcgaTTGCCATATGTTCCTACATTTTCTCCTCAACATGAAGCAGATGGCCCCTCTAATTTCCGAAAGTATCATTTATCATATTCACATCTCACAGAGGCTCTGTTTGTTAATACAAACAGATGAGAAAGTAAGTGCTTTATGTTGTCAAGGCCCTAAACAGATTTCAAAGAGCTGGACCATCTCTTGTTTTTTGAGTGACAAGAAGACACTGAATGCATATGTTAATCCTCCATACTCATGAGCTAAAGAACAAACTCCCAAAAATCGAAATGCAAAGCAGtaacttttttcccccccaaatGTAGAGAGTAAAGAGGTCCGTCGAGGAGAAAAAGCTCAGGAGGACAGCCTTCATGCATCCTCTGCTCACGAATCCAGTTACTTTGAGATCCCTACCAAGGAAGGTCACATGGCCACTAATGGCATCCACGAGATTCCCACCAAGGATACGGAGGGTGCACCAACTCACAGCCACATCACTACAGGTGAAATTCAAGTCAAGATTTATGTTATTTCCTGTGAATAAATGTTCACAGAGTGTGTATTGCATAGCTTAATCTTTGATGGAAATGTAAGGTAATGTTACAGTGTTTTTGTAGATTATTAAAATGATCATATCAGcttaaatagtaaataatacgTTGTTAATGTGGCGTTACTACAGTACTATACtgtatttaatttgtaatttttcagAGTTATGTTGACTTTAATGAGAAATCCTTTatgacacaaagaaacaaatcagGAAGTGGCCATTGTTAGAGCTGCGAAAACAGAGTAACAATTGTTCTGCAACAGAAGCCACTAAATGTTTTTCATACATGTTTGAATAAGTACTCATGCTTTATGTATTTGATagtatttatataaatttgaGTGCTTCAGTTTGCAGTCTTATATTTAGGACTGACTGATGCAGTAATAAAACTGCACTGTTTGCTCCACAGCTCAAGGACATGCCTCCTTCACCATAGAGTTTGACAACACTTCTCCAGGGAAAGTCACCATTAAAGACCATGTGTCAAAGTTCACACCCGACCAACATAGATCTCGCTCCAAGAAGAGTGGAGCGGGAGGTGGAGGCACAGGAGGCAGGGACCTGAGCACTCTACAAGCGGCTATGATGGCATCTGAGAGCAAGGTGGCTGACTGGCTGGCTCACAATGACCCCACTCTGGTGCGCGGCGAGTCAACGGAGGACGATAGCAAGAGCATCAAGAGTGACGTGCCAGTCCATCTCAAAAGACTCAAAGGTGAAAgctgttttccatttattttatatatttatttttgccatgGCACAGTTTGATTGTCTCATCCAAAAAATATCATACTCACACTCTCTAATAATGTTCATTTCAGGGTTTTCAGGTATTTCAATAGAATATATGGAATACATTAAATAGTTACCCATTAGTCTTTTCTCACATAGCTCCAGATTAACCTTTTCCATCATTACGATTGATGCTCCGGCATCAAATCTGAGAGCACCAATTAGATCAACTTTAGCTCAGTTAAATTTTTTGCACCTTATTTGTATTTCTTAGgcagttttagtaaaaaaaaaaaaaaaaaaagaaaataccatGAAATCatataaagtcatttaaaactgccattttactttaacaaaaagttttaaagaaacTAATCATAAAGGTAAActgttaaataaacataaacaccaAACTTATGAAATCATTAATATTGAACCCTTCCATAAAGATAAATTACTTTTATCAATAATGCAGTTAATTAATGCATTATATTACACGTCAAAGTAAGCTAATTGGTGGACTTATCAGTGTCACTAACAGAAACTGTACAAGTTGAAGTCTTTTCTGCAAGCAGGATTCACTTAAACTCTATTTCTGTGAACAACTTTGCTTAAATGTGAGCTAAGAAGTTAATGCATTTCCATCAGTGCATCCATCTCAGTTGTGCTTCTCAAGAGTTTTATGTTTAGTGTTTTGTGTGAAGTGAGCAGACTGTTACCTTTCTGTAAATTAGTTGGGCAGCTCTAAGTAACTTGGCCTTACTTCCTTTGTTATATCTTTATCTTATAAACTGGATGAGCTTTTAATGATGAATGGCGAGGcctttttaattttgaaaaacagGAGCCTCATGTTGTCTCTGCATTCTGTCACTTACACATGACATACTTTTTCCTCATCTTCTTTCTCAGTGAACATATGATGCTGACTTAAaagaacagacaaaaacaaatgggCCATATATTTCTCAGTATTACTGGAGGCCTTGATTGTCTCAAGAAATGGTTGCAAAATAGAACAAAGTCATTGCAGTCTGCAGTCCTGTTCTTTACTACATGAATTTGGGTTGTTTCTTTGTTAGTTTTAGATGTGTTTGGCTGCAGTAACCAAGCAGAGGGATTTGCGGTTggcaaagaaaaagatttaaaccCCTGTCTACTTTGCTCGCACAGCCAGTGACAAAGCTTAGCTTCCATATTGAGTTTTACAGAATTGTTATCCAGTTTGAAGAGCATATTGTACTTGTGCTCATTAACAGCAGTTAATGCctaattaaaaatctttttcaaaTGGTCATTAATCTGATTTCTTGTTTAAGTCTGTGTTTGAGGCCCTGTTGATATTTAGATTTTAGATAAAGTTTGAGAATTATGTCAAATATgattgttctgtttatttttttcactgctTAATTGATTGGTCAGCTCTTGCCTCCACAGAAACCAGCTGCTTGTGAGGGAAATTTATATTTGATGCTATGCTTCATTCTGGTCATGAGTCAATTAGATAAAGACTCTAAAAAGTTGTTGAAAGGGAGGGGGCTTTGTAAGCTGATGAAAATGGAGATATGTGAGGCAGAACTGGAATGCAAGCAAGCTAATTTATTAGATGGAGTTAGTACAACCAACATGCATGCCAACTGATTGACAAATTGGCTCACCTAATGGATGCTTTTGTAATTAACTGACTGATTTACTGACTGACTTTTAGTTAAAGGAAGCCAACAAATAGAAGAAGGATGGAAATAAAGGGTTGAGCTTGGAggaaaagagggagggaaagcATAAAGGATTGATAGAAGATAGGTAGACAGCACGATAGAAAGCTTTCTTCTGATGGTGGTGTTGGACATTTGAGgtgtgaaacagaaaatgtaagcTGAGGAGACAGGTGAGAGCGTGAGGAAGCCGAAAAAAGCAGCAGTGACAGCAGTTTTTGCAGCAATAGCAGCAAAAGTGAGTGgttaaaagaaagcaaagaggAGAGAGATAGAGAGGCTTGTGTGGACTGCAGCAAAGCAGAAAGGGAGGTGGCAAAGGAAGAGAGAGCAGGCTTTGGTTGATAGTTGTTATAGTAACAGTGATGATGGAAGGGAAGCTGAGAATACAGGCGTTCATTTATAAAGAGAAGAATCTAGCTGCGaacatctgtttgtgtgtctgggtttggaggctgcagtagctCGCAGGTGAAATGCTTTTCAGTGCTGACTGGGAGTGTGCGTGAAGCATGTGCTGCTCACATGCAAATTGGTGTGGCTGAAAtttgctgtgtctgtctgcTGTATGTGCATGTTTGAAACATGCTCAGCACTGATCTGCAGACAAGCAGTGCAGCATGTGTGAGAGAAGCTGTGTAAAAATCTGCTTAGGGTGTGTCATAGAGGTTCAGTGAGGATATTTGGAGGTGGCAGCTGATTCAAGGCTTGCGATTTTCAAGCGTCAAGGTGAGTCTTTCTCTTCttgctgtaaatatttattctgtTGGTTATTTGAAATATGAACTGCTGTGTGTGCATCACTCTAACATCTAAACATCTTCGCTGGATGTGATTCCTCTCAGTTTGAATATATAATTGCTTAACAGATTCACTAGTCAAAATTCTACTGTATTCTGCTGAAGTGAATGCTGGCATATGGTACAATTCTTTGTATGCTTGAGCTTTGTGTGACTCTGTGTCCATGTCCGTTGTGTCACTGCATCCTTGTTTTGGGTGTGTGTTCGTGTGCAGAGCCAGAGGACGGCTCTACTGTGAGTCATGGTGGGGCGAGCGGGACACAGCACTGGACTCTCACAGACACCTCTGTTCTCCTCTGACCCTGCCAAGGGCCTCTTTGTCTGGGGAACACAGCATGAAAGACCTGCCTCTCTGCTTATCTGCTGATCTGTTCAACCTACTGTAACACTCCACTGCTTTCATTACTCCTTCTCTTTATGCTTCTTCCCTCTTACTTTTAATGACATGTATGTTTTATTAGATATTCTTATCGAGAGTAGATGTGAAAGTTGAAGGAGTAAATTGTGGCAAACAAGACTCAGGCTCAGAAATGTGCTCAGAGTGGTAGAACTGCTGCAATACCAAAATGTAGAAACAATATTTAAAGGGATACTTCTGTAGTTTAATGTGTATGTTGCTTCAGTGGTTAACAacgaaaatgaaaatataatttatttaacatactTGTTTTATGgttgatggtgccctggttctcGGGTTGTGCGACTGTGTAGAGCCTCTGGGCGCTTGGGGCCCTGTGCCCTTCGCTCTGGCCCCCCTGaatggccggtgcctggcgggGTCAGCGGCTGTGGATCTTGGCCCACCTGGGCCTATGCCCCATGACCGCGGGGGACTCTGgatggggctctcctctgccaccttctgggtgggtccggggtggtcttcgtggtggggtggcttagGTTTGTGCTCCGAGACTGCTGCTGatcgcccgggtctctgggccgccctagtctgcctccagcctccgtggaggcgtggtcacatttgcaagatcacactcatctctgatcactcctcattcctcatactctgcatgctgacagtcactgagttaaccagtgggtttatacactaagagctactttgtttaagtttttgtgtgtatgtgtgtgtgtgtttctggtactttagttgttgtgatacatgttgttgatgtcttggttatgttttttttaggaactcctgctGATTGTCAGTTTAGTTTACCTGTGAAGGCTGTAGAAAATTCTCTGcggtgtttctgtacaggtgtagccaTTGGTTGGTGTTactttggattgaagggtcgttgcttctaCCTactgtctttgtctcctcttccttttttctactttcatttttacttctcttcatttttctcctttttttctataataaataaatagattttaaaaataaataaataaatcagattatcaagcagagccttatacccataaagctccccttggcaactCAAATTTGTCCGGCACAACACAacaaccagactatcattctgctgctacgatgctggacaggacaattttaaaaagattaaaaaataacatactTGTTTTAGGAATTGTTTAAGAAATTATAAATCATGAACAAAGAGAAATCAAGTTTGGGTGTAACCAAAAGGGTGTAGATGCTTACATAACACCCACCCCCACTAcatacaacagaaaacaacatataaagaaaactaaatcaaCCTTATATTTACAAGGAAAACTTTTATTATTGATAAgtatccatttttttctttgaccaGCCTAGTATTTAGGAGACTTGCTCTACATTATGTTGCGATGTTTGAGTataacaactgttaattcctcacactgtaacgtttatttcttccattttaacttatttaatttctttaatttcttttaaagtttgttttaatgtactttttaatgctttccctgcaccctgctgtaatgcttttaatgttttgtgtaaatcactttgaatAAACTTGCCTTTCCTTGCCTAAACTTCCATGCTCATGCTGTAGATTTTTTAAAGCATGCATTGTTTTAGACATGCAAATAATGAAGAATATAGAACGGTGTATTGATTCTAGGAAGTGACGTGTGAAATAGAATCTGATTCTGCCCCTTTACTTCTCAAATAACTGACTTGTGGATAGCTATTTGGGCCTGAATGGCTGTCAACTCAAATGACAATATTCTAAAACCTGAGCctccttcacttttttttttttcacctaatCCATTCTCCCATTCCATCCACCATCACCCTTTTCCACATCCCCCAACCTCCTTACCAGTCCAGCCTTcccttttctttcccttttacCCTTTCacttcccctcctcctcctcctcctcctcactctcTAACCCACctcccaccacacacacacatacacacacatccagcATTCTACTCTGCTTCCCCCTCCATGTCTTCCTCATCCCCTCCCCCTTTCCTAACTCACTGGCAGTGAAGTAGGCAGGGCCAGTAGTCGTGTGGGTGGCATGTCTGGATTAGTGTGGCACACTGTCTACAGTTGCATGATACTGAGAGGACTTGCTGATTCAACCCAGACAGATCAGAAAATGAGACTGCAGTAATGTGGTAGGTAAATCTTAGGTTAGGGTGTGAAGTTGGGTGATGGTTGCATAATTGGAATCAGGCAAAAGGTGTTTGTTGTTGATTGTTTGCAAAAACCTTGGTTTATGTTGCAGTGTCCACAAAAGCTGTCCATTCAGGCGAATGTGGTGTTATGCTGTGGTTTATGTGGGGCTTCTGTTGATTATGTAGACCTTTAAAAAAGCACACATGTTGAACTGGAATTGACaacagctgttttctgttgctATGGTGATGTTTAGtactatattttttattcatttgagaAAGCTAACTCAGTGTTTTCTCTAGCATTATACTAGAAATGCAGCATGATTTTACCTCTGAGTGTAGCTAtcacatgatgtttaaattAGTCATTATCATGTTTTATATTCCCACTGTTATGCTTTTACAGATAGATTATCTGTTATAGCTACAGAGTTCATGAGTAAATGATTCAGCAGAGCTGATTTTAAGGTTGAGATTTATACCCTGTTCATCAAGCCTGTATCCAAGTTACATGTCTGAAACTAAAGAGTCAAAACAGACTTACTGTTGGTAATGCATGTAGGCTCCCGGTAGAGACAAAACTTTATGATAGTAAGTATGTATGATGATAGTATGTATGTTGATAGTAAGATCATGTATGTATGTTGATAGTAAGATCAACTTTTAGTTGATCATGAGCAAAATTGATCATGGCAGTTAACTTAGGTCTCTGTATTTGTTGTGTCTCAGCAGGTAGCAAACATGAGGATGGCACCCAGAGTGACTCGGAGAATGGACTGGGCCTACGTTTTGCCAACCGCCGCCATGCTCTTGAGGAGCGGCTGAAAACAGCCCACAGCCACGTGAgcggaggaggagcaggaggggCAAACACTACCGTGAGCAGTACCAGAACAACTGGCACACGCACAGCCTTTATGATCGAGTTCTACGACGAGGAAAACCCTCGAAAGCGTCGATCATATTCGTTCTCTCAGACCGCTCCTCTGCTTGGGGGAGGACCTGGCGGGGAGGGATTGTGTCCTCAACCTCCGTCTCACCCCAAGGTGTTTAGTATTTCCACATCTGCAACAACTGCCTCAGACTCAGGTAATTGTATGTTTCTTGAATTAGatgtcaataaaaaaagaaaatgtcctgtTGTAATTGTGAAACTTGATCTTTTGGGAAAGCATATGTGTATGAGTGTGAATTAATTTCCTGCTTCATGTCCACAGGTAAGGTCCCAGCTCCAATACCAGCGACAGTAGCAGCTGGTGCCCCAACAGCTGCACGTGTTCTCCTAAAGCAGAGATCAGAGGACCCAAGTATTGGTCGAAGTTCAGCCAGTACCGGCCTGGCGACAGGCAGCCCGACCAGCCCGAGTGAGGACACCTCAGTCGTGGGCAAAGGAGCAGGGACAGCTGGAGGGGAGGCAGAGGATGACCACAGCGATAAGGGGACTTACACTATTGAACTGGAGAACAGGAacccagaggaagaggaggccagACGCATGATAGACAAGGTAGGAatgttcagttcaattcagctttagcTGTATAGTGCttatttacaacaaagtcatctgaAGGCACTTTAGAGACATTATCAGGTTAAGCCAATTCattgtaatttaattaaaagaaatccacattactccattttaaaattactttGTTTATACAAGTCAGATCATAATTAATAATAGCCTACCTTAAGAAACTATGCAATTTGCTTTGAGCAGGGTGATTTACCTTTTCTGCCTCAGCTTATTACTGTACTTGACTAAATGGCCTTTATGATCACTTTTAGATGTATGAGAGAGTTTCTCTGCTATTAGTGCATTTTATAAACAAACAACTAGTAtaaacagatttcttctttttatgttcTTCTTTAGAAGACATTTAATTATGGATTCATTCAGAATTCAGATTCAGAAATATTAGACCTATTTTATTAATCCTCAAGGGGAAATTCTTTATCTAATGCTGCAAACATCAGCACCAGTTTGTTAAAAGAGCAGCATCCCAAACATTTTGATCTCTGTTCTGCATAATACACCATTTTACTGTctcttttttactgtttttaacgTCTGTTCTACTAGTACTGGTTATTTCTCGGATAAGACTGGTGTTTGTTGATGTAATGTTAAATTTAATGATGTAACCTGTCATAATTGTAATTTGTCTCAGACAAGAAATTTTATTTCGTTATCCACTTAAAAGTTACTACAGTTTGAGAACAAAAGAGCTGGTTCCTTACAGCTCGCTTAAAAGAAATGTGACCATAAAAGTAGCTGGTAGAAGGACAAGTGTTTAATTTGGACCTAATTCGAAAGAAAAGAATCtgaccaaacacaaacagaccacaCCAAGGTTAATAGTCTCTTTATTACCTGCTTTGTCTGCACTTTTACGGTTTGTGAGTCCTGTGAGACAGTCTGGTGCTGTTGCTGCTAAAACAGTGCTATCATCTCTTTGTGGCCTTGCTTGACCACCACTCATTTGCTCTGTCCCATTGGTGCACCTAATGCTTTCATGATAGCCTGAAGAGATTTCTCCATCAAGCACTGTCCTGTTTTTTATTAAGCAATGCTCTGGGGATGCTGAATAACCACCATTAGTTTTCCACTGCTGCTCTTGACTTGCAGCACAGAGCCTTTTGCTGGTagcagaaaacataaaaaatagaagaaagtAAAACTTTGGGATGATTAACTAGTTTCATGTAATCATTTCTAGTAAACTGAGTAaaataatgtctttaaaaacGGACTCAGAAAGCATTAGAAGCTTACAGGGTGTTTTAATTGTCACCTGTTAGATTCAGAACTTCAGGCTGCCAACACATACTTATTTTAAGGAGATTAAGTTGTTACCTGTGGGTTATTACATTTTATGGTTGCACATGAATAATGTAGAATTTACAAAATGACATCTTACATTTGCAAGTGTCCATTAGTGTCATATGCAGGTGTTATCCTTagataaacagcaaaataattagTGGGGTGTACTTTTTGTTAGTCTGAGTGCGACTGCATTACATTCTGAACTGGAAGTGTTGTTATGCTAATTCCTGTAATTAGCTGACACACTAATTGGCACTCTGCTCACAGCTGTCCactctccctctcctctttttgTGCATGagatttctgtttgtgtcagTGTTATTTAACAAGTACTTCAATACAAAAAGTTCTATTTGTTCAGTTTACTTTTGTTCAGAAGCGCTGTAGAAGAATGATTATGGCATTGATTTTTTAAGAGGGAAATGGCActtaaattgtaaataaagaaTATGGAGTAAGactaaattatatataaatcCACATAAAAAAGTGCATGAAGATGAAAGATTTTGCATGAATTACATGATTAACATACCTAAACTCTGTTACGTTTGTTCTCTCTTGTGTTTTCATACATTTGTAGGTATTTGGTGTGCAGGAGAACACAGATGCCTCTGTTCTGTCAGACCTGAAAGAAGAAGCACAAGGAAAGAAGACAAGAGAGATTGGGAAAGAGGTAAAAAACTGGGGTTTTTAATTCATTTCCATTCCTTTTTCCCACTTTAAATGGCATCGTCCTCTGATGTAGTgctcatgacttttttttatcaacttcATCTTGCTTAGGAAAAATCCCCTCGGAAGAAATGAACTCCAGTATTTCACAGAGCTTTCAGTCTGGTGTTGTATAACAGAAGAAGGTGAAGATTCATGGCTTAGATTTATAATGTGAGCAACAGTCACTGCTGTGACTTGACCACTTTATTTAACTAGACTGTTCAGTGGTGGAGGCTAGTGCTCCCAGAGAGTGACCTAGATCATACTGAGATGAGGAAAGCTTGCTCAGGCCTCCAGGCAATTTCATCAGAGGGAGGGAGCAGTGAGGATCTGCACTGACAGCCTAACTGTCacttatttctgtctttatgttGTTTAGGTGCAGGTCTTTTCTCAATTAAAATGACAAGCAGCGTTTTAGCTGTGACATACACAACCTtgaatcatgaataaacatcaTGTTGATGTTGATTGTGAAACAAAAATACAGGAAGTTTTTGTCATGTCGCCCCCATTCTTCTACAGTCTGGACAACCTTTATGATCATTTTTCTCATAAACTTCAGTAGCTTTTGGATGAGCATTTTCTTCTGATTTGCTCTGTTTATTTAATGCTGCTCCTAACTTAATTAACTGTCTGTTATAACCATATTCTCTGTCCTGTTTCCTTCTCTTTTGTCTCTCCCAACAGTTTGTGTCACCTCAGGCTGTTACTGGTGATTCAAGCTGGGTTTCTGAGTGGGCCAGTTTAGCTGCCAATCACACCAGGACAGACCCAGAGGGTTCTGGAGCAGAGGTAGCCACCTACCTACACAAAGAGAGAGGTATTTAATCATTTGTCTCCAAATAGAATATgcctaaataaaaaatctttagaTGGAGTAAAcccaaagtatttttaaaatactttgttttaacatgttttaaaccCAAAAGTATCAAGCAGATTATAAAGTTTCATTTAATCCTGGAATAAAAAACCTTGAGTTTAATGGTAAATGAGTTTTCCTTTGTTCCTAGGAGCTGATGCTTTTGAGTCTGGTGCACCACTCAGCAAAGGTGAATCCTGTTCCAGTTTGACAGACCGTAAACGCAGAACCCTCCCCCAGCTCCCTGTGGATGACCCCCGGGCTAAATCCAGTCCCAAAGCTCTTAGGTCAGAGATAGGAGAGAAACAAGACACCGAGCCccaggagaaagaaaataaggGAGACGGGGAGTCCCCAATTCCAATGGAGGACGGCGAGATGACCAGTAAACGGAAACAaagctccacctcttctccatcTAAGGCTCCTCTCAGAACCTCTGGCAGCACTGAACGGAGGAAGAGgtcagaggagaggaaaggaggaggagaaggaggagataAGTCTGGAAAGCCTCTAGTCCGCCAGGGCAGCTTCACTATTGAGAAGCCCAGTTCTAATGTCCCTGCAGAGCTCATCCCTCGCATTAACAGAGGCAGTAGTGGGCTTGAACGCAGCGACTCTGTGGGCAGCATGGATACCGCTACACTCCTGAAGGACACTGAAGCCGTCATGGCATTTTTAGAGGCTAAGTTAAGAGACGAGAACAAACTTGAGCATAAAAGTAGCAAAACATGCGTCATTAATCAGGGTTCAGGTTCTGGTGTTCCCCCTCGGACTGACTCCATCTCTCCTGAATCTGATGTGGACACAGCCAGCACGGCTAGTCACGTGGCTGGAGAAGCAGAGAGGAAGGCAGCTGCTGGTGGTGTTCAGAAGCGGCGttctctcagcagcatgcaccgGGAGAAGAGCAACATGAGCACAGCTTCCAAGACCAGCACTACAAATACCAGCGCTCGTGAGCGCCTGGAGAGAAAGACTAAAAGTAGAACAGCTGAAGCAACAACCCGGGTTGATGCACGCCGCTCTACTCAGccaccctcttcctcctccagagGACGGCAGCCTTCTTTGGATCTCACTGATGATGACCAGACTTCTTCCTTCCCCATCTCTGACATTCTCTCTTCAGACCAGGAGACCTACTCTGGATCTTTGGGGCATTCCGGACCTAGACGTGGTTCTGAAGATGTCCTTCATTCCAAACTGGACAGCAGATCTGCTAAAACGTCCATCAGTGGTTCCTGCAAAACCAGCCGGACTCTCCAAGCAGCCACAGCCTCCTCCATGAGCAAGCAAGCCTCACTGCCTCAGCCACGGCCCACAAGAGCCTCCCTTCTTCGTCGCGCCCGGCTGGGGGACACATCAGATACAGATCTAGCAGACGCTGACAGGGTTTCTGTGGCCTCTGAGGtgtccaccaccagctccaccTCTAAGCCACCGTCTGGCCGGAAGGGACTGTCACGGCTCGATATGCTGGCTCAGCCACGGAGGAACCGTATGGGCTCCATCTCAGCCCGTAGTGACTCAGAGTGTACAGTGACTCGGAGCGCCACCTCTTCACCCCGCCTGTCAGCAGAGACAGCTCTGCGTCTCGGCCTGCGCTCATCAACACCCCCAGAGAACAGACTGACCCCCAGGATGAGAGCCAACAGCGTGTCCAAGCTGAACGAGACCAAGACGAAGACCAGTACATCTGGATACTGCTCCCCCACAGGTGAGCAAGTCAATGGCTATTCTCATAGATAAGATGAATCAACATAAATGTCTTTCACAGAAATATATTAAGTGGGgcgaaaaaaattatttaaaatcaatCTAGCTTTCCATTCCTTGTTGGCGATGTGTAACCATTCTTTGTAAACATTTCCACCTTGTTGTGATGAACTTGAACATTGATTTTCATCATCCAGAGAGCCCTCAGCCCGAACCTGCAGATGGTGATGCAGAGGAAGAGCTGATGGGTACTGTACCTGAACCACAGAGCCTAATCAGACTACTTGTGTgcagtgtgtgggtgtgtgtgtgcgcgcacaTGTCAGATCTGGGTCACAGCGATGGAAGCTGCAGGCAGATTCATCAAaccaaaaaacagtttttttaaaataaagagttcagtcattttaatttgtgaaagaaatttattAGATCACTGCATATTTAcaaattttgttaaaagaataaatacttaaaatataATCTGAACTATGCTGACCCAGCTCTTACAATAATTTCAGTGATAACTTTGTGTTTCCTTCCAGAACTCTATTAAGTAACACTGATGGTGACTCAAATGCTCTGCTCACACTATAACACTTTGCCCCATTTTACACCAAAGAGACTCA from Melanotaenia boesemani isolate fMelBoe1 chromosome 16, fMelBoe1.pri, whole genome shotgun sequence carries:
- the cep170aa gene encoding centrosomal protein of 170 kDa isoform X6, which produces MSVTSWFLVSSGGTRHRLPREMIFVGRDDCELMLQSRSVDKQHAVINYEVGTDEHKVKDLGSLNGTFVNDVRIQEQMYITLKLEDKLRFGYDTNLFTVVRGELTVPEEALKHEKFTSGLQLSKKPSSNETTPNTNTSKSPAKTPTKTPKSPSSTTTKSGEKRVMDGVCSYKELSAKPVDSHKTEERIGGDVTALPRGTPLYGQPSWWGDGDADDENSFKQETKSSSSKKHDSSISESKEVRRGEKAQEDSLHASSAHESSYFEIPTKEGHMATNGIHEIPTKDTEGAPTHSHITTAQGHASFTIEFDNTSPGKVTIKDHVSKFTPDQHRSRSKKSGAGGGGTGGRDLSTLQAAMMASESKVADWLAHNDPTLVRGESTEDDSKSIKSDVPVHLKRLKAGSKHEDGTQSDSENGLGLRFANRRHALEERLKTAHSHVSGGGAGGANTTVSSTRTTGTRTAFMIEFYDEENPRKRRSYSFSQTAPLLGGGPGGEGLCPQPPSHPKVFSISTSATTASDSGKVPAPIPATVAAGAPTAARVLLKQRSEDPSIGRSSASTGLATGSPTSPSEDTSVVGKGAGTAGGEAEDDHSDKGTYTIELENRNPEEEEARRMIDKVFGVQENTDASVLSDLKEEAQGKKTREIGKEFVSPQAVTGDSSWVSEWASLAANHTRTDPEGSGAEVATYLHKERGADAFESGAPLSKGESCSSLTDRKRRTLPQLPVDDPRAKSSPKALRSEIGEKQDTEPQEKENKGDGESPIPMEDGEMTSKRKQSSTSSPSKAPLRTSGSTERRKRSEERKGGGEGGDKSGKPLVRQGSFTIEKPSSNVPAELIPRINRGSSGLERSDSVGSMDTATLLKDTEAVMAFLEAKLRDENKLEHKSSKTCVINQGSGSGVPPRTDSISPESDVDTASTASHVAGEAERKAAAGGVQKRRSLSSMHREKSNMSTASKTSTTNTSARERLERKTKSRTAEATTRVDARRSTQPPSSSSRGRQPSLDLTDDDQTSSFPISDILSSDQETYSGSLGHSGPRRGSEDVLHSKLDSRSAKTSISGSCKTSRTLQAATASSMSKQASLPQPRPTRASLLRRARLGDTSDTDLADADRVSVASEVSTTSSTSKPPSGRKGLSRLDMLAQPRRNRMGSISARSDSECTVTRSATSSPRLSAETALRLGLRSSTPPENRLTPRMRANSVSKLNETKTKTSTSGYCSPTVSSSNRWRRLPPEYGSTSEEEFGSSRNSPKHGARAHMRPHHLVPHRSSRLSTTTSSGSGVVPGPGGVGIKHRMKEQEEYIRDWTAHSEEIARLFPCVRRISQDLAKDLAILAREIHDVAGEIDSVSSSGTAPSTTVSTAATTPGSAIDTREEVGSARPTQPDIQESMKKLVDRVFDESLNFRKIPPIITTNKAPEINGKPVEHRPRAPDSLEPRALRRRTWNREEAVLDSLLIHSVSQLSSKIRHSVDKTAGKIRILFKDKDRNWDEIESKLRSESDVPLLKTSNKEISSILLELKRVEKQLQVINVMVDPDGTLDALASLGLTSPTTPTKPQTAKTTSSSATSPGSAPPAKESLPEIHPGPGGSAASSRVQTTFSSTEKTAQDASVGLGLTGVGGLSFNRMRPSGEEAIAQK